A region from the Cannabis sativa cultivar Pink pepper isolate KNU-18-1 chromosome 9, ASM2916894v1, whole genome shotgun sequence genome encodes:
- the LOC115724211 gene encoding putative pentatricopeptide repeat-containing protein At3g11460, mitochondrial yields MTLFNIIPFYANLLELSFSTKNLRSLKQIHAQTLMLGISSHDFIRTKLIASYACCAQLHQANLLFSFANRQPTFLFNTLIRAHSSLNLFSQSLHIFHQMLLAHKPIDHQTLLPVLKSCAALSALRLGRQVHGAVLVNGFGLDLPNSNALITMYAKCGDLVGARRVFDQMPLRNEISWSALMAGYGMHGSFSEVFGLFDMMLKAGERPDSVTFTTVLTACSHGGFIEKGKEYFNMMEEKFRIRPVLEHYTCMVDMLGRAGRVEEAEELILGMKIELDEALWNALLGACRIHGKVDVAERVEEKLCRRWMNPVAAAA; encoded by the coding sequence ATGACTTTATTCAATATCATACCATTCTATGCCAATCTCCTTGAACTTAGCTTTTCCACTAAGAACCTCAGAAGCCTAAAGCAAATCCATGCTCAAACCTTGATGCTTGGAATTTCAAGTCATGATTTCATTAGAACAAAACTTATAGCTTCTTATGCTTGTTGTGCCCAATTGCATCAAGCAAATCTTCTCTTCTCTTTCGCCAATCGCCAACCAACATTCCTCTTTAACACCCTCATTAGAGCACATTCCTCTCTCAATCTTTTCTCCCAATCTCTTCATATATTTCACCAAATGCTTCTTGCACACAAACCCATTGACCACCAAACCCTTCTTCCTGTGCTCAAATCTTGTGCTGCTTTGTCGGCCTTAAGGCTCGGTAGACAAGTACATGGAGCTGTTTTGGTTAATGGGTTTGGCTTAGACTTGCCAAACTCGAATGCATTGATCACAATGTATGCCAAGTGTGGTGATTTAGTTGGCGCTCGTAGAGTGTTCGATCAAATGCCTCTGAGGAATGAGATTTCATGGTCTGCACTAATGGCAGGGTATGGTATGCATGGGAGTTTTAGTGAGGTGTTTGGATTGTTTGATATGATGTTAAAGGCCGGTGAGAGGCCAGATAGTGTGACTTTTACGACGGTGCTTACAGCCTGCAGTCATGGCGGGTTTATAGAGAAGGGGAAAGAGTATTTCAATATGATGGAAGAGAAGTTTCGAATAAGACCTGTGTTGGAGCATTATACATGTATGGTGGACATGTTAGGGAGGGCTGGACGAGTAGAGGAAGCAGAGGAGTTGATTTTGGGTATGAAAATAGAGTTAGACGAAGCCTTGTGGAATGCTTTGTTGGGTGCTTGTAGAATACATGGGAAGGTAGATGTGGCGGAGAGGGTGGAGGAAAAGCTTTGCAGAAGGTGGATGAATCCAGTAGCAGCTGCTGCATAA